In the Hippoglossus stenolepis isolate QCI-W04-F060 chromosome 14, HSTE1.2, whole genome shotgun sequence genome, one interval contains:
- the foxq1b gene encoding forkhead box protein Q1b: protein MKLEVFSAHHFVQKPLELCMDAEGGVPSPLSGDELGSDGDCVANSPAPVIQGGDGAKGKPYTRRPKPPYSYIALIAMAIRESGSGRLTLAEINDYLMKKFPFFRGSYTGWRNSVRHNLSLNDCFLKVLRDPSRPWGKDNYWMLNPHSEYTFADGVFRRRRKRIAKRGPKQEQESPDILSEDTRLPGPEERVGAKFSSSFAIDSILSTPFKRREECHVELDPHGHRLYWPPGAHVLPYPLNYPAQHLYLSEAASGGTGPGRDALTYFQHTAPGLGGAEAAFRVPNRARCFHIDSLLS from the coding sequence ATGAAACTTGAGGTTTTCTCCGCGCACCACTTCGTGCAGAAGCCGCTGGAGTTGTGTATGGACGCAGAGGGGGGAGTCCCGTCTCCTCTGTCCGGGGACGAGCTCGGCTCGGACGGGGACTGCGTGGCCAACAGCCCGGCACCTGTCATCCAGGGAGGCGACGGCGCCAAGGGGAAGCCGTACACCCGCAGACCCAAGCCCCCTTACTCCTACATCGCCCTCATCGCCATGGCCATCCGGGAGTCCGGCAGCGGCCGCCTCACCCTGGCAGAGATCAACGACTACCTGATGAAGAAGTTCCCGTTCTTCCGCGGCAGCTACACCGGCTGGAGGAACTCCGTGCGCCACAACCTGTCACTCAACGACTGCTTCCTCAAGGTGCTGCGGGACCCCTCCCGGCCCTGGGGCAAGGACAACTACTGGATGCTCAACCCGCACAGCGAGTACACCTTCGCCGATGGGGTGTTCCGCCGCAGGAGGAAGCGCATCGCCAAGAGGGGCCCcaagcaggagcaggagagccCGGACATCCTGAGCGAGGACACCCGCCTCCCCGGCCCGGAGGAGAGGGTGGGGGCCAAGTTCTCCAGCTCCTTCGCCATCGACAGCATCCTCAGCACACCTTTCAAACGCAGGGAGGAATGCCACGTTGAGCTGGACCCCCACGGCCACCGGCTCTACTGGCCCCCAGGGGCCCATGTGCTGCCGTATCCTCTGAACTACCCGGCACAGCACCTGTACCTGTCCGAAGCGGCGTCCGGCGGCACGGGGCCCGGCAGGGACGCGCTCACATACTTCCAGCACACGGCACCGGGCCTGGGCGGAGCCGAGGCCGCGTTCAGGGTGCCCAACAGGGCGCGATGTTTCCATATAGACTCCCTGCTGTCATGA